A window of the Podospora bellae-mahoneyi strain CBS 112042 chromosome 6, whole genome shotgun sequence genome harbors these coding sequences:
- a CDS encoding hypothetical protein (EggNog:ENOG503P11C; COG:S): MPVTHNLQNFQGHLDFIHDLLPRFSFSVKPAHYDPVFSFKYKSFVYLISLASALESDYYLHGENGPLQPGCVAIPKGTKELILRLTNLEAEGMSRTGRVENEVAMTKLASSAHSSY; encoded by the exons ATGCCAGTGacccacaacctccagaACTTTCAAGGTCACTTGGACTTTATCCACGACTTGCTGCCGAGATTCAGCTTCAGC GTGAAACCTGCTCACTATGACCCCGTGTTCTCATTCAAGTATAAGAGCTTCGTTTACCTCATCTCCCTGGCATCAGCCCTTGAATCAGATTACTACCTGCATGGAGAAAATGGGCCTTTGCAACCCGGTTGCGTTGCCATCCCGAAAGGTACCAAGGAACTGATTCTGCGCCTcaccaacctggaagctgAAGGCATGAGCCGAACAGGCCGTGTGGAGAACGAAGTAGCCATGACGAAGCTAGCTTCATCGGCTCACAGCTCTTACTAA
- a CDS encoding hypothetical protein (EggNog:ENOG503P11C; COG:S), with product MTSISHPTLGFLRSFYSPHEGFPEFPTWTDDKSSKQWLPRKAKLEGFPHLLPATIDDGVHWEDAKAWEDALEMETVKRPSNIQGFDEVSMLDTLLSSILPSKVASDNLQCLIPLEEYLLRSGIKLRSSFLNYWRNSNDRHKREKTILDVKYTKVIRKFALRLGSLSRYCAYSKR from the coding sequence ATGACCAGCATTTCTCACCCCACGCTTGGATTCCTCAGGTCATTTTACTCTCCACACGAGGGATTTCCAGAATTTCCAACGTGGACCGACGACAAAAGCAGTAAGCAGTGGTTGCCACGAAAAGCAAAGCTTGAGGGATTCCCCCATCTCCTGCCAGCCACAATCGATGATGGTGTTCACTGGGAAGATGCAAAGGCCTGGGAAGACGCTCTTGAGATGGAAACTGTGAAGAGGCCGAGCAACATACAGGGATTTGACGAGGTTTCTATGCTAGATACCCTGCTTTCCTCTATTCTACCGTCTAAGGTTGCGAGTGATAATCTGCAGTGTTTAATCCCCCTGGAGGAATATCTTTTAAGATCAGGGATAAAGCTTAGAAGCTCATTCCTAAATTATTGGCGCAACTCTAATGATAGACATAAACGTGAAAAGACGATATTGGATGTAAAGTATACTAAAGTTATTAGGAAGTTTGCTTTGCGGTTAGGCTCTCTATCTAGATATTGTGCTTATAGTAAGAGATGA